Part of the Phycisphaerae bacterium genome, TTCCCCTACCATTCCGTGAACGGCCGCGAGTCCCAGCCCGATGTTCTCCATGCCATTACTCGCGAACTCACCCTTTGTCGTGAAGAAGGGCTCGAAAAGATGCTCCTTCAAGTCGTCGGGTATGCCGCAACCTGTGTCGCGCAGACGGATCACGGCTGCGTCATCATCCTTCCTGAACTGGATGCTGAGCCTTCCGTGCGGAGACATCGCTTCGATTGAGTTCTGAGCAAGACTCTCCAGAACGGCGAGCAAACGTGGAGCCTCGTACGGATCGGATTCGACCGGCTCGATGTCGACATCCAGTTCCATTTGCGCGGCGGCAAGTCTTGGGCGGACTTTCCGGACAAAGTCATCAAGCACCGAATTCAGTTCCTTCCACTCCACTATCTCGTTCTCGGATTCCGCGAAGGCCGCCAGTTGATTCGTGATTCGGGTCGCGCGGCCGATCGACTGGGCGAGGAGTCGAAGCGTCTTTCTTAATTCGCGCGGGCTGTCGCTGCCGAGCACATAGTCGATACTCGTGAGCATTCCGCCAAGGATATTGTTGAAATGGTGCGCGATGCCTCCGGCGACGCGGCCCAGAGCGTCCATGCGACGAGATTGTGACAACTCCCGCGAAAGGCGTTTTCGCTCAGTGATGTCGCGCATGCCGGCGGACGCGCCAATGCATTCGCCCGAGTCGTTCATGATCGGTGAAACAATCAGAACCAGCGTAACCTTTTCCCCATCGGGCCTGGGATATTTGACTTCCATGTCGCCAGGCTGGCCTGTGGTCATGGCATTCTCGAACAGCTTCCGCGCCTCGTCGCGATCTGCCGGGCTGAGAATCTCGACGAACGGGCGACCGGCCAGTTCGTCGCGCGATCGACCGAAGTAGCGCGTCGCCTGGTCGTTGGAGAATCGAATTCGCTGGTCGCGATCGACCGCGATGCAAATGAAGCCGAGCCCTTCGAAGAGTCGCCTGAAGAATGCGTCGTCGG contains:
- a CDS encoding PAS domain S-box protein, translating into MSDDAFFRRLFEGLGFICIAVDRDQRIRFSNDQATRYFGRSRDELAGRPFVEILSPADRDEARKLFENAMTTGQPGDMEVKYPRPDGEKVTLVLIVSPIMNDSGECIGASAGMRDITERKRLSRELSQSRRMDALGRVAGGIAHHFNNILGGMLTSIDYVLGSDSPRELRKTLRLLAQSIGRATRITNQLAAFAESENEIVEWKELNSVLDDFVRKVRPRLAAAQMELDVDIEPVESDPYEAPRLLAVLESLAQNSIEAMSPHGRLSIQFRKDDDAAVIRLRDTGCGIPDDLKEHLFEPFFTTKGEFASNGMENIGLGLAAVHGMVGEMGGTIRLNSKIGEGTEVIIRLPLARRKPT